The Zingiber officinale cultivar Zhangliang chromosome 9A, Zo_v1.1, whole genome shotgun sequence genome window below encodes:
- the LOC122021241 gene encoding protein PHYTOCHROME KINASE SUBSTRATE 1-like — protein MGSVKVTPKSLFAFDDSFSSYLAFVRENSFPPELGNSASDHLACQITFSRRRSRSTPDGEIEIFDAEKYFSGVMDGSAASGRTRVPTPSAAGAKKEVPRLPREGSKPGSTASETSCNSRSVLLPDRRRRDSKGKKFLRVFPCTCARKQAINVDREAQLAHGRPHDGHSVCESRLKRISPSFRRQEPFSLPPNPISKFKPEEKVLIGVAQNSILGANFNSKNDLTIAQSGSSFAALPSRAGGRDEDVLSEASSDLFEIEGLSTSTHHFFTIKGSESATATAAVGYEPSEASVEWSVVTASVANFSMSSESGEQGGTSLMKTRRSSGSGHLLGCVSEKAVDVTGASGGSGTKALVRASARER, from the coding sequence ATGGGCTCCGTTAAAGTGACTCCAAAGTCTCTCTTCGCCTTCGACGACTCCTTCTCCTCCTACCTCGCCTTCGTCCGGGAGAACAGCTTTCCGCCGGAGTTGGGCAACTCCGCCTCCGACCACTTGGCCTGCCAGATTACCTTCAGCCGGCGACGGAGTAGGAGTACTCCCGACGGTGAGATCGAAATATTCGACGCCGAGAAGTACTTCAGTGGCGTGATGGATGGTAGCGCCGCCTCTGGGCGCACCCGCGTGCCGACCCCGTCGGCGGCCGGCGCCAAGAAGGAGGTCCCACGGTTGCCGCGCGAGGGGTCGAAGCCCGGAAGCACCGCCTCGGAGACGAGCTGCAACAGCCGCAGCGTACTACTCCCCGACCGCCGCCGACGAGACTCCAAGGGGAAGAAATTCCTCCGCGTTTTTCCTTGCACCTGCGCTAGGAAGCAGGCGATCAACGTCGACAGGGAAGCCCAGCTGGCGCATGGCCGTCCTCACGACGGACACTCGGTGTGCGAATCTAGGCTGAAAAGAATCAGCCCCAGTTTCCGGCGTCAAGAACCCTTCTCTCTCCCTCCAAATCCGATCTCAAAATTCAAACCAGAGGAGAAAGTACTCATCGGAGTCGCTCAAAATTCAATCTTAGGCGCCAATTTTAACTCAAAAAACGATCTTACCATCGCGCAAAGCGGAAGTAGCTTCGCGGCATTGCCTTCCCGCGCCGGCGGCCGAGACGAGGACGTCCTCAGCGAAGCAAGCTCGGACTTGTTCGAGATCGAGGGCTTATCGACGAGCACGCACCATTTTTTCACCATAAAAGGATCGGAGTCGGCGACCGCGACCGCCGCCGTCGGCTACGAGCCGAGCGAGGCGAGTGTCGAGTGGAGCGTGGTTACGGCCAGCGTCGCTAATTTCTCCATGTCGTCGGAGTCCGGTGAACAGGGGGGTACCTCCCTGATGAAGACGAGGAGGTCCTCGGGGTCGGGCCATCTGCTGGGGTGCGTTAGTGAGAAGGCGGTCGATGTGACGGGGGCTTCCGGCGGAAGCGGCACTAAGGCGTTGGTGAGAGCGAGCGCGAGGGAGCGGTGA